Proteins found in one Anopheles aquasalis chromosome 3, idAnoAquaMG_Q_19, whole genome shotgun sequence genomic segment:
- the LOC126574221 gene encoding uncharacterized protein LOC126574221 codes for MPSPLLYGYASAALGMAISIVYFGLHNVRQQRMQRLVLEREVVHHLYARHRMHPVNRKYANSYSSKLIKRRLLNKINQLRPRIYLRSAMPHWQLIHTSSSGSVRAVPLP; via the exons ATGCCATCCCCGTTACTGTACGGTTACGCTAGCGCTGCCCTTGGTATGGCCATTTCAATCGTTTACTTTGGTCTCCACAACGTAAGGCAGCAACGGATGCAGCGTCTAGTGTTGGAAAGGGAAGTGGTTCATCATCTGTACGCACG cCACAGGATGCATCCGGTAAACCGCAAGTACGCCAACAGCTACAGCTCCAAGCTGATCAAGCGCCGATTGCtgaacaaaatcaatcaactccGGCCACGGATTTACCTGCGCTCTGCGATGCCCCACTGGCAGCTAATCCACACGTCGTCTAGTGGTTCGGTGCGTGCCGTCCCATTGCCATAA